Proteins found in one Magnetococcales bacterium genomic segment:
- a CDS encoding DUF1640 domain-containing protein, whose protein sequence is MFKSIWTPEEHAMNGPVMFDTLAYTKKLKSVGFSEAQAEVQAETIIALLEERLATKVDIEMVKRDIENSRAELKRDIENTRAELKRDIEMVKRDIENTRAELKRDIENTNVELKRDLKELELRMIIKMGAMILAAVGLLVTAQRLWPIQIQYIPPGIHQETQATPLQTPMLPAVPAQHGGSSLPGQPRNTQ, encoded by the coding sequence ATGTTCAAATCAATCTGGACACCCGAGGAACACGCCATGAACGGACCCGTGATGTTCGACACGTTGGCCTATACCAAAAAACTGAAATCGGTCGGTTTTTCCGAAGCCCAGGCCGAAGTTCAGGCCGAGACCATCATCGCGTTGTTGGAAGAACGGTTGGCCACCAAGGTGGACATCGAAATGGTCAAGCGCGACATCGAAAACTCAAGAGCCGAACTCAAACGCGACATCGAAAACACAAGAGCCGAACTCAAACGCGACATCGAAATGGTCAAACGCGACATCGAAAACACAAGAGCCGAACTCAAACGCGACATCGAAAACACAAACGTTGAACTCAAGCGGGATTTGAAAGAACTCGAACTGCGCATGATCATCAAGATGGGAGCGATGATTCTGGCTGCGGTCGGCCTGTTGGTGACCGCTCAGCGACTCTGGCCCATTCAGATTCAGTACATTCCCCCCGGAATCCATCAAGAAACCCAGGCAACGCCCCTCCAAACGCCGATGCTGCCCGCCGTTCCCGCGCAACATGGCGGATCATCGCTTCCTGGACAACCGAGGAACACGCAATGA
- a CDS encoding DUF1640 domain-containing protein, whose product MNGSVMFDTLAFAKKLKSVGFSDAQAEVQAETIVTLLEERLATKVDTEMVKRDIENSRAELKRDIENIRAELKRDIENIRTELKHDIENIRAELKHDIEIVKRDIEIVKRDIENTKVELKRDLKELELRMIIKMGAMILAAVGLLVTAQRLWPIQVQYIPPGIHQETQATPLQTPMLPAVPAQHGGSSLPGQPRNTQ is encoded by the coding sequence ATGAACGGATCCGTGATGTTCGACACGTTGGCCTTCGCCAAAAAGTTGAAGTCGGTCGGTTTTTCCGATGCCCAAGCCGAAGTTCAGGCCGAGACCATCGTCACGTTGTTGGAAGAACGGCTGGCCACCAAGGTGGACACCGAGATGGTCAAACGCGACATCGAGAACTCAAGAGCCGAACTCAAGCGTGATATCGAAAATATAAGAGCCGAACTCAAGCGTGATATCGAAAATATAAGAACCGAACTCAAGCATGATATCGAGAATATAAGAGCCGAACTCAAGCACGACATCGAAATCGTCAAGCGCGACATCGAAATCGTCAAACGCGACATCGAAAACACGAAGGTTGAACTCAAGCGGGATTTGAAGGAACTTGAACTGCGCATGATCATCAAGATGGGAGCGATGATTCTGGCTGCGGTCGGCCTGTTGGTGACCGCTCAGCGACTCTGGCCCATTCAGGTTCAGTACATTCCCCCCGGAATCCATCAAGAAACCCAGGCAACGCCCCTCCAAACGCCGATGCTGCCCGCCGTTCCCGCGCAACATGGCGGATCATCGCTTCCTGGACAACCGAGGAACACGCAATGA
- a CDS encoding hydroxylamine oxidoreductase has translation MMGMKGARMVPLLLTAMVVLMFFGVSWAGDTSEAVDSTARVETFPPVAPAEPEKAPRKTFDSLSKESATCVSCHIEDNRGLYQQWGSSKHYGANVGCYECHRAEQGDPDAFMHKKFLISVIVSPKDCGRCHEREAKEFTQSVHSRAGDIKESPAYFLASAVQGMPDELHAAAGRHGCTQCHGSEVRVKSGGKLEATTWPNSGIGRINPDGSRGACTACHQRHEFSQIQARRPEACGKCHRGPAHPQKEIYDESKHGINFYANLERLKLESPKWVPGEDYDTGPTCATCHMSATVESPLTHDVSHRISWDLKSPVSRKVGDGLENNPEKTGTSWKENRKRMQEVCFSCHTESIVENFYEQYDNVVSLYNAKFAQPAQDLMNSLAKTGLRTAVDFDEAIEWTWFEIWHQAGRRVRQGASMQAPDYVQWQGFHDISRLFYTQLINQAQNLILQARSSGKKEAADEVALVLEAILARPEHAWLRGAKGVDQPARANPGP, from the coding sequence ATGATGGGAATGAAGGGGGCGAGGATGGTTCCATTGCTGTTGACGGCAATGGTTGTGCTGATGTTTTTTGGCGTTTCGTGGGCCGGTGACACGTCGGAAGCGGTCGATTCGACCGCCAGGGTGGAAACTTTTCCGCCGGTCGCCCCAGCCGAACCCGAAAAGGCGCCACGAAAAACCTTCGATTCCCTGAGCAAGGAGAGCGCCACCTGCGTCTCCTGCCACATCGAGGACAACCGGGGTCTCTATCAACAATGGGGCAGTTCCAAGCATTATGGCGCCAACGTCGGCTGCTATGAATGCCACCGGGCAGAGCAGGGGGACCCGGATGCCTTCATGCACAAGAAATTTTTGATTTCCGTGATCGTCAGTCCCAAGGATTGCGGGCGTTGCCATGAACGGGAGGCCAAGGAGTTCACCCAGAGCGTTCATTCCCGCGCCGGGGACATCAAGGAAAGTCCCGCTTATTTTCTTGCCTCCGCGGTCCAGGGGATGCCCGATGAACTCCACGCTGCCGCCGGACGCCACGGGTGTACCCAGTGTCACGGTTCGGAGGTTCGGGTCAAGTCGGGTGGAAAACTGGAGGCGACGACCTGGCCCAACAGCGGTATTGGTCGCATCAATCCCGACGGTTCGCGTGGCGCCTGTACCGCCTGCCATCAACGCCATGAATTTTCCCAGATCCAGGCCCGTCGTCCCGAGGCCTGCGGCAAGTGCCATCGCGGACCGGCCCATCCCCAGAAGGAAATCTATGATGAGTCCAAGCATGGCATCAACTTCTACGCCAACCTGGAACGGTTGAAACTGGAGTCTCCCAAATGGGTGCCGGGAGAGGACTATGATACCGGACCGACCTGCGCCACATGTCACATGTCGGCTACTGTCGAATCCCCTCTGACCCATGATGTCAGTCATCGCATCAGTTGGGACCTTAAATCGCCCGTGTCGCGCAAGGTTGGCGACGGACTGGAAAATAATCCGGAAAAAACAGGGACCTCCTGGAAGGAAAACCGGAAACGGATGCAGGAAGTGTGCTTTTCCTGCCATACCGAATCCATCGTCGAAAATTTCTATGAACAGTATGACAATGTCGTGTCACTCTACAATGCCAAGTTTGCCCAACCGGCCCAGGATCTGATGAACAGTTTGGCCAAAACAGGACTTCGGACCGCGGTCGATTTTGACGAGGCCATCGAATGGACCTGGTTTGAAATCTGGCATCAGGCGGGGCGCCGGGTGCGTCAGGGAGCCTCGATGCAGGCCCCCGATTATGTTCAATGGCAGGGATTTCACGATATTTCCCGGTTGTTCTATACCCAGTTGATCAACCAGGCGCAGAATTTGATTCTCCAGGCCCGCTCTTCCGGGAAAAAGGAGGCGGCTGATGAGGTGGCCCTGGTTCTTGAAGCCATCCTCGCCCGTCCCGAACACGCCTGGTTGCGGGGGGCCAAGGGGGTGGATCAACCGGCCAGGGCCAACCCCGGACCATGA